CGGGAGCAGGATGACGAGGTAGATCCCCAGGCTCACGAACAGGCTGACGCGGTTCGAGTTCGACCAGAAGCTCACGAGCATCCCGGTGCCGGTGAACCCGATCACGAGCAGGGTGCCGACGATGCCGCCCCAGTACAGCGAGTGACGGAACACCGGGTTGCCCTGGGCGAGGACATGGAGAAACGGCACGGAGATGAGCAGCACCACCGGCCACGGGGAGAGCGCCGCGAGGAACTTGCCCAGGACGAACTGGACGCGATGGGCGGGCGTCAGCAGCAGGGCCTCGAGCGTGCCGCGCTCGCGCTCGCCGCTGATGCTGTCGGCGCCGACGATCATGCCGATCAGTCCGCCGGTGTAGTAGACGACCTGCAACGTCGCGAACACCATCTCCTTCGGCGGGATCAGGTTCGACTGGCTCGTCCTGACCTGGCTCCACGACTTGAACCCGAGGTAGACGGCGTAGGCGAGGATGAGGTACAGGGCCTTGCCGCCGACCCAGAGGTCCGAGAGCTCGCGGACGAACACCCGCCACCAGACCATCCACAGGCGGCCCGAGGACACGGCGCCGCGTCGCGGCACCGGCGCCCCTGAGCCCATGACGCCGGTGGCGTCGCTCATCCGATCGTGCTCCCGGTGAGGTTCAGGAAGACGTCCTGCAGGCGCCCGCCCTCGACCTCGAACCGGAGCACGGGGACGTCGATCCGGATGATGGCGCCGAGGATGTCGTTGTTGATCAGCCGGGCCCGGGAGTCCTCGTCGGCGACCGGGTCGACGAGCTCGATGCGTAACCAGCCGCCGTCCGCCTCG
This is a stretch of genomic DNA from Gaiellales bacterium. It encodes these proteins:
- a CDS encoding ABC transporter permease subunit, translating into MSDATGVMGSGAPVPRRGAVSSGRLWMVWWRVFVRELSDLWVGGKALYLILAYAVYLGFKSWSQVRTSQSNLIPPKEMVFATLQVVYYTGGLIGMIVGADSISGERERGTLEALLLTPAHRVQFVLGKFLAALSPWPVVLLISVPFLHVLAQGNPVFRHSLYWGGIVGTLLVIGFTGTGMLVSFWSNSNRVSLFVSLGIYLVILLPTTWAGRAVRGDLAKTVQRLNPLEGANEMLEKILVNNRSISSYELWLRTSEVFALVVVAVLFLYAASHLRIEARQR